cagggaaatgtgaactcactaccaaataagatcgacgaactgaaaaaatgtcaggacctacagaggatgcaatttgttgtgtttttgtgaaacgtggctaacgactagcatcccagatgctaacatggagctacctgggtttagcacagttagagcggacagagacacaaatacctgtgggaagcggaaaggagaaggtctcgctctctatgtgaatacaaggcgATGAaacctggacatgtaaacgtcaaaatctccacacAGCAGCctaggtaagcagagagctgaggagacttcgtgggtccagatggagtattgccatgactgctgaatgcctgtgcgttggagctggggagtcctctaccgcgtatcttcaacctgagcctggaacaggggagagtcccgaagctttggaaaacatcttgcataacCCCAGTccaaaaggtatcacgtcctagtgagctgaatgacttcaggcctgtcgccctgatgtcatatgtgatgaagaccatggagcggctgctgtttcaccactgaggccacaggtccaccacgcccttgaccctctgcagttcgcataccaggagaaggtgggagcggaggatgccatcatctatatgctacaccgatccctttcccacttggacagaggcagtggtgcagtaagaattatgtttctggacttccctagcaccttcaacaccatccagcctctgcttctcagggacaagctgacagagatgggagcagattcatacctggtggcatggatcgtggactgtcttacagacagacctcagtatgtgcgtcttgggaactgcaggtctgacattgtggtcagcagcacaggagcaccataggggactgtactttctccgatcctgttcagcctatatacatcggacttccaatacaactcggagtcctgccacgtgcaaaagttcgctgatgacactgctgtcgtggacaaactggtgaggaaggcaggctctattgtaggcactgagctggacagtttgacatctgtggcagagcgacgggctgagcaggctcctgtcaatcatggagaatccactgcatacactgaacagtatcatctccagacagaggagcagcttcagcgacagactgctgtcactgtcctgctccactgacagactgaggagatcgttcctcccccacactatgcgactcttcaattccacccgaggggagtaaatgttaacattatacaaagtttattgtctgttatacctgcattttatcactctttaatttaatattgttttttatcaatataatGCCAGAGtatgtgatctatctatctatctatctatctatctatctatctatctatctatctatctatctatctatctatctatctatctatctatctatctatctatctatctatctatctatctatctatctatctatctatctatctatctatctatttgccttTTGGATTTTAATTGCACCTTTGGgttgttataaaataatttttttatgttataccatgacaataaagtgtttgattaattgaaaaaagaaagaatgaaagagggGCAGGGGAGAGACACTGCAGATTATCTTAATGTAAAACCTTTGATTAAAACCCTGCttgtatttacttgtgtttacTGTTTGCATGCTCCATCCAGTGTCCAGGGGAGCTTCTCCAATTTATTAGCACAATCTAAACATTTGCTTTCAGGTCAGTTGTCAAGCGTTATATGTGTTCGATGGATCCTCATCTTATTTATTACTTCTGCCTGTGGTCTGGTCAGCTTGCTGAAAGTCCATGCTTTAAAAAAAGGACAGAGATTATTAGTAAATGAAGAGTATGAGACAAGCCAGTAGGTGTACCGAATTAACTGAGTAGAACAGAACGGCTGCAGAAACAAATGCATATTAAAGGAATAAGTTACAAtaaaatagatactgtagataattTTTACTGGGACCAGTTCAGTGTTCACAAAGAATCACAAAGCCAGTGACTAAATTTAATGAGGCTTGCTGCTTCTTATGCCAAATTTAGGAGAACACATATTTAGTTTAGTCTGAAGAAGACATTATGCCAATTATAGGCTAATGAGAGAGTGAGCAAGATTATTGGTCATTCAGCTATTTTTGGCTCTACTAAGTGGAGTCATCTGCTCCATTATCAGCATAGTGCAAGTGATTCAATGGCACAGATGAGACGTCAGCCCATACTAGCAGGAGCGATAAAAGCATGAGCGGAAGAGTGATGCTGCTGGTAGCAGCCTGCATTACAGGGGCGAACAACCTTAAtagcggggggtgggggggaggttTCTTAGCAAGAAAGAAGGTTTTTCTAACCGTTGCCCACTATCTTCCTGCATGGCTCAGGGCAACCAATGAGTGTAAGACCAGCTTCACTTTATACTCAGTCAGGTTGGTAATACTGTCTTCCTGATTTATCATTAATATATGATAATATATGGTTTATGTACTTAACCTccagcactcttaaaaatacttgtttttaatggcattttatggttctttactggattgtgtggttcctaGTAGGACCATTGGTTGACCAAGCACCCTTTCATTCTGGAAAGGAttctttgtatatgaaattggttctttgtgctttgaaaaactttctaatatgtaacaaaatgaaatctttaatgtaacgGTAGGCTACCTATCAGGACGCTGACAGAATAAGAAAACCTGGTCTTAACCTGTGTTATTATAAGCACAAGTGTGacctattggtatttcacaagtcTCTTACCATCTCTTCCTATAtagagcctgttatggatctaaataaataaaggctctttCTGGAACCTACATGTGGATGGGGtccttttgggaaccaaaaatggttcccctatggcatcgttcTGAGGCTGAAACACTTACAggataacactgaaaaaaatgaagccaGGGGCAAGATGGGGATGTGTGGACAGGTTTACAAAAGATTGGAGAAATAACCTTAGCTTTTGACTGAAGGTGTTCTTGCATAAGGGGCACTTGTAGTCTGGATTAGTGATGCTTTCACCTCACTGGTTCCAGCTAAATTCTGTAAAGATGATGAGAAGAAAAGGTGAAGGAGTAGACTAAGGAGGCAAGAAGCACATCTAAGCCAAATAatgaaacagataaataaaatgcCCAAGTTAGTTTGAGAAAGCCTAGTCTTAAAGACCCCTTTGGCTGTCTGTGTCAGATTTCCATCCTtacttttatcatatttttgtgGCAATGCACACATGCAAGTCAAGCAGAGTTTGCTTCCTGTTTAAATGGGACATgctaaaaatgtacatattttatcTTCAAGAGTGGATTAGTCTTACTGAACTGAGTTGTTAAACTCCTGCactgttattttttcttctttacagtgGCTCCTTTATATTCAGTTCACTGATCTAAATAATTCTGTTTTAGATACTCCTTATTAGTATACGTTTGTATTTGCTTTGTTAGTCTTCACGGTTTGCTACTTTATAATCAGCCAAATAAAATGGTTACAAATACAAATTTCTAACAagaaaattcataaaaataaaatgaatgaaattgaaattaaatgaaattggtAAGGATTAATAAGTATTGTAGCAGCAGCACAAGTAGCATGTCCTACAAAAGCTAATGATACCTGATACCGATCCCAGAATCGTCTCTACTGAACAAAAACCTATTCTCGATATCTAATTAAATGAAGAGTGCAGTGAAAGACAGAAGAGAGGCCTCTGTGTAAACTCACCAAAGTGGTCACAGGGCCTAAATTTGactgaaaggagaagaagttTTGGAACATGTAAAAGATTAAtattttgtgatggactggcaaagAGTGGCACCAAAAAAGTTAGGGTCCAAAACAGTTAGGAAACAGAATGCTGGAAAGCATGGAAGGTGtgtcatccacctccactttggccacccttgctttctcttccctgtacttccattcccatcattcttttgcccacatattaacTTTTTCTCCTCATCTAATGTCCATACTACTTCAgactactttcctgtactttcataGATGTCCTCTCCcactttgttgtacctctgattgtctcatgtcTTATTCTGCCCTttatgtaactccacacatcatcTCAACAttcctcatttctgccacatccaatttCCGGTACAATCACATGCTTGTAGTGATTATCACTACAAGATTGACGTAAGGCTCAGGAGTCTCTGCAGCACCACCTTGCGACACCCCCGGGATCCAACTCTCAGTGTGCCATGTGGGAATTTGAGGTGCAGTAGCAAGCCAGGGGGGGCTGCAGGCCCTAGCggtctgggggagataatgccctgagcacaCACTcacccccagtccttccacttcGGAGTTGTCCCAACCAGGTAAGGACACCGGGCATCCAATGTCATTGTTTTAGTATTTGTGTTCCATTGTTAGCCTTGTTGCTAGAATGTGACAGCCAGAAAAAGTACCATTTCCACTAGAAGTAAAACTTGGGGAAGCCCAGAACATAGTTTTATTAGTGACAGTTAAGTAAACAGAGATGTGACCTAATTTCTCATTCATTCCTTTTTAACTTTATAATTGTGCTGCATTATCCCCAGTAATGCAGACAAGATTTACTATAACAAGGTAGGGATTTTCTTGAGTCTAGTAGTGTGGGGAATTTCAAACGTTGTGCTTCATGCTTCATCTCTGGTGACATTATTCTGTCTAAGCTAAGGAAGCAACATACAATTCacttgccgtttttgaggggtGCTTGTAATTTATGAATGCTCCAAGAGACAGACCATTTTGGCCCTGCTGATGTGCATCAGTAACTCACAAGCACTGCTTTACTTTTTCTAGATGACTAGGAAAATCCTCTTTGGTGGCTCAGTGTCATGCTCTGACTTCATGTGTACACAGTTGCTCAGCAACGGGTTGATCACTGTGTGTCCGTGGATATTGATTATCAGCAGTGGAGCTGGCACCGAATATCTCGAGCCAGGCAGCCTTAACAATCCTTCAATGTTGAGTAAATTACATTTCGTTTCTTCCTTTGCAAAAGTGGAAATCATCCAGCTACGTGTGTGTATTTATCTAAAAAAAAGATGTCTGGTTTGATCCAATAAATTAATTCAGTGGAAGAGACGGGAGTGATTTAGTAGGTTGATTATATAGAGCACTCAAATGATGTGCAGATTATTTCTGTTGGCAGAAGAACATGAGCTATGAGTCCCAAATGAAATTGTcttttgaaaaagtaattttactcAGAATGACAGCTCTGCCTCAGTTCTTTAGCAGAACTTATTTTAGTGATGGCACCTCACAATGAATTTCTCAATAATTTGCATGATGATTAGAGCCCTGACATATGGACTGAAgaggacatttttatttttttcatttacagtatatgcccaCCTGACAGTGTGGCCATGTACTATTAAGCTGTAAAGTACATGGTTGCACCTTTGAGTCACACTGTTATCTTGATGAGTCACCAGGGATCTAGATGTCAAATCTATATCCATGAACCATCTGCCTGCATTTTTTGCAGAACTCATTTATAAGGgccagcatcaagcacaaggtaGTAACCAAACAAAGGTGGGATGCTAGTCTACAACAGGACACTTAGAAATACGCCAGTTAGGTAAGAACATGAGAAATTTGACCAATGAGAGTAtttattcagtccatcaagcttatttGTTTTGATAATAGCTAAACTGTTACAAACATCTTGTTCTATGCTTTTTAAAGGCTGTTGAGGTGAGATTAAATGAAAGTTGGCATGGACCTAATATGTATTTATGACAGGGATCTGCAAAGGTTGGTTCAGGAGAACAATAGGGgctggagttttttgtttcaacccatttGCTTTTTAGAAACTGATACTTCATTTAACTTTATGGCTTCTTCGTCTTTTTATTATGGTGTGTCACATCATTCTTATATTGCaggtttttttcctttccaatgatatcatccaaatgatttgtaccTGAAGCAGTTTAGTAATCCTTCCCTTCACCTCACTCACTTAACTTCCAATTTCTTCTAAATGTTTCATTAAAGCAGATAGTTTAAGATaagtacacacaggtgtaaaaggAAACATGGTAGATgcagaactgctggttcctttgtcatttgcatcttattccTTAGTCAGTCTAAACTGAGAGTAAGTGTGGGTACATGTGCAAAAAAtgtccagtgatggactggtaccctgttgAAAGGACTGGCATTCAGTGGGTggagaggtggctctgaggctaaggatctgcgctggtatcctgaaggttgccggttcaaaatccccgtcactgccaaaagagatcctactctgctgggcccttgagcaagacccttaacctgtaattgcctCCAGGGCgcatgtacaatggctgaccctgcgctctgaccccaaggggtatgctgaaaactaacaaatttctaatatgagaatcgtataagacgaaataaagaacaaaaaaaaaaaatgtgtgaatataccctgagatggactggtgctctgctGCAGGGCTGGCACTGAGTGTTGTTCAGGCAACAGTCAGCTCCTTGTGACCCTTGATTGAACTAATAAAAATGGATGGAAGCAattgctgtatttttatttttgtaaaatgcatAGTACATACCATCGGGTCCACAGAGTTAACACTATACTTCCCTTTCAACTAGACATTCAAATAATATAATCTATTCACCTACTATCTAAAGGTTCTTTACTCTGGGAGCCAATAAGAGCACACTTCAGGGTGTGTTTATAATCGGGAAGAAGGGCATGGACAGTCATGAAGTTGTTGATTTAGAATTGataacaaaaacataaagcaTCTGAACCATGGAAAACAagccaaaatgaaaacacacaatctTCTTTGGTTCCTGGGATAAGTCAGTCAGGAGCCAAACCTGTGAAGTAGCCACTTAGAGTTCCAGAGATGCCCGCCAACACATTTCTAATGGCAGCTTTATGTACCTTTATTTTCCAGATGTTCCTCTTCCACAATGTCACCATTACTTTTCCTCAAAACTTCACCTCAGTGCACCACCCAGGGGAGCTTTGACGAGCACTGGCAGGAGACGCTATACAACATGTTCACTTTTGTGTGTCTCTTCCTGTTACCGTTGATTATCATGATATCCTGCTATACACGAATTCTCATTGAAATCACCGAGCGGATGTCCAAACGCAATTGTAAGTGGTGGTGTTGGTTGAAAAAGTTTTCCTTTTTCTTATGGTTTCATCGGTGTTCTGTGCCGTGTCCCACAGTGATTTCTTTGTGTTTGAGCAGGGGCAGCATTTCTCCTCCTTGTCTGGCTATATTATGTTATGACTATCACTGGAATCTGCAAAAAACTCTGTTCACATAGAGATCATCAAATGTGTGTGGCCCTGTTGCTTCACAACTTTAGGCACTTTGTGTTCAGTACTCAACCCTGTCTGTGAGCTGTTTACATGTCTTCCTTGTTCTGCTTTCAATGTGTTTCTCTGGATTCCACCCTCATCCAAACACACACTGGTTGGCAGCTCTAATTTGGCCCTTCGTGTCAGTGAGAGTGGATGTGTGTGAATGTACCCTGCAGAGAACTGGCACCACAGGTCTGTTGGATCAGTTGCTGCTGGGACAGCCTCCAATCAGATTAAGAAGATTTATAAAGGGTGACAAATGAATGGTATGGTCAAGTGTTTTGAGTAATTTATTcctgcagaaaaaacaaaacgatTCTGGCATTAAGAGTAACAACAGTTGAAAGCACAGTAAAGATTTTTTTACTGTCTATTTATCAATCAAGATAAGACAATTTCATTTGTTCAAGTAAACTAGAGTCAGGAAGCAGAAATCCAGGGTTCCTTGTAGTAGGTTGCAATGTGGGCTTGGAACGAGTGGCACTATACAGGGGACAATGGCCCATGGTGGATGGACAGACTTCACAGAAGTCAGTAAACCTGTAAAAGTACTTGGAGGGCAATAGACATGCCCAACAGTGGAGGAGAGACAAAAATGACCTGGGAGATAACATGTAGTATTCATCCAAAGAATGGGTGCCACAGATACCTGATCCTCCATATGGAGATTATGAAAGGACCACAGATTCTTAGCAGAAAGACAGAACGTCTACTGGTTGCCCGTTCTTTACCCAACATAAGGTCCTTTAAGTGAGACAGTCCAATAACTGTCTAAAGAATTGGCTCTTTAATGGCCTACAGAAGGTTCAGAAAGCATTGATTTAGACGTCAGCCGTGTCTTGATAGTCACAGGAATCTGTAAAATGACTCCAGTCTAGACCGACTAGGCACCTTTAAAGGAAGAATCAGGAGATGATTTAGGTCAGGAGTGAGTTAGCACACAGAAACAGTGGCCAGAATGTTTGACAGAAATGTAAGACTTATTAGTAGATAAGGGTTCAACACCAATGAaaaaaagatgagagagaaagCAGAGGTATGTTTCTGTTACTTATGTTTGatttgtgttctccctgtgttcattcCACTGTTTTTCAATTTATATCAGCAATGTACTATCTGTCTATGCTCTGGACTTCTTAATACTATTCTGCATGTAATTTTGCCTCCTCCGGTACCCTCTGTAGAGTAATTAAGTGTCCTTTGTCTTCTTCACCCAATTATCTCTTTTCACATTTCAGTGTCGTCAAAGGAAGTCCATCTACGCCGGTCTAACAACAAACATCCCTAAAGCACGCCTGAGGACTCTGAAGATGAGTATTGTCATTGTCACCTCTTTCATTATCTGCTGGACTCCTTACTACCTCCTGGGCCTCTGGTACTGGTTTTCCCCAGAGGGGACTTGAAGAGACTGTCTCCAATTCCTTGACTCACATCCTTTTTATTTTCGGGCTTCTAAACACTTGCTTGGACCCCATTATTTATGGACTCTTCAGCATTCACTTCCGCAAAGGGGCTAAAACGCTACTGCCATAACGTGAACAGGAGGGCCGAATCAGAAAATAACTCCACAGTGGACAGGCTCCTTCCACTGCTCAGCTTCCTCTTTCCACATGAAGCGACTGGCCATCTGCCCACGAGAGGTGCAAGGGAGCCCGACAGCCAAGAGTGAGGTGGTGAGAAATGGCAATGGCTATCTCCTTCAAGGTGGAAGAAAAAGCAATCTGAGACaggaaaatgaacaataaaattttattagagagTGAAGCCACTTAAGGATACTCTTACCAAGCTGCTAATTTGATGGCCACCTTCGAAGAAACTGGAATCTTGTTGTTCAAGAAAACCTAAAGATGCCATCAAGCcatgtaaaatacatttaaccTGAGCAGGGTCAAGACAAGACATTCACACGTTGTCTTTGTAGCTATTTATAGTAGAAAAATATCGCTTTTGCATCCCCTCCTCCCCATCATTTAGAGCCATCTAATCATCACAAGACAATTTCGtcagaaaatggaacaaagcATGAACCAATGAAGGGATGGGTGGCTGGCTTTAAAGACATTAGAACTCTGCATCTTCTGAGAACTTTAGAGGTTTGATGGTATGCTAATTAACAAggacatctttattttatatagcaccttcaatAGGGACCACCATTCTAAGGTGCTTTACAAGCAGTATGATTGTTTACATGTGTTTTCTAGAGCTGGAGCACAGTCAGGTTGaatgacttactcagggtcatcCAGTGAGTTCTAGGGGTGGCTTGAACCGGCCTCAGAGATGTACCGGCGTCTAAAGTTATTTCAGCTTTGTTGGCTCTGTAGACCTGCACCTCTCACCGTCACACTGACTTCATAATATGAAACCCAAGTAGCAGAGAGTTGGGGGACACTGCAGGACTTTACGCCAGCTTTGTGAAAGCTTTGAACGTAATGATTTTGGCTTCTTAAGAGTGATAGATGTTTCTTCAAGAGACTAAGACaatagggaccttcaaatctcaatttgatgtaattttggaaaaaatatttgtgaagtACTGGCTTTGTTCAACTAAAAGGCCTGTTCTtatccattttttttctaatgttcaaaaTTCCTTTTTCAGGATCAATTCAGGGAGCCAATGATGGGAATTATCTTGGGATCCTACTGGTTTACAGCTCAtagcatggcactacctaaaaaagatgactgcagtagtGAAGTATGTGTGGATAATTTTTATGTAATTCAGGTCTTTGTTAACAAGTGTAAATACAGATGATTAATTTTAGTAATTAGGTCctctaatattaaatattaaattattaagttgacagaagaaaataaaaatggcattttactgCTGTTTCCATTTTTGCATAATGGTGCAGCAGCAAAGTAAATGTCATTTCATCTTCTGTGCCACTCAGATAGGCCAATGAACAATAGAAaattaagcaaaacatttttttctggacGAGGcctataatggagagaagaacaCACATCTAGAAgacccatccatttcctgaagctGCTTATGCCAGTTAAGAATTGCAGATTACTATATATGCAGTGCTCCCCAGTAGCATGAAGTAAAATGCAAAGAAACCACCCAAAATACAACACAGATGTAGACATAGTCACTCAGGACCGGGCTAATTTAGAGCTGTCAGTATAAATCTAAAAGGACATTTTGGAatatgagaggaaactggagaaaaGCTATACAAACAAATGGACAACATAAAAACAGCACCCAGATGGCAACCAGGCCTGAAAACTGAGCACAGGGTTACTGAAgctatgaagcagcagcactagtcTCTGCCTCAGGATGCCACACAAAACTCTGTTGCCTGCTTAATTCCTGTCAGATGCCTGCTGGCATTTCAATTAATCAGTTTTGACTTTAGTCAATCTGCTCACTGTCAGACTCTGCGCCCCCCTGCAGTGCAGAGCAGGCTCGGGCTAGTTTTGATCATGCTTGTTTCAGTTtggagattgtgtgtgtgtgtgtgtgttgtgctgaCTGTGAAATATCCATACCAGTAGATTTGATCATAGTAGCCGGACACTGTAAAGATTAAGGCCAGACTATGCTTTAATTCAGTCAGCTATCAATATTGCTGCACACACCATCACTCATCATAGAGCGCCAGAATTAGAACTGGGAAACACTCATCTTTCTCATTTTGAAAGGCCTGATTCTTGACATAAGAGTGCTGCAGCGTTTTTACTTTGCAGATGTTGCATGAGTCATTGTTTCTGTGTCAACCAGAGTGGCAGCTACTAGCGCTTGCTTGCAATGGCCTCACTGTCGGTCTTGATTGCACTGTTTTTCACTACCCCCAAAATTCAAGAGGGTGCAGCCGGTGCAAGGATTGCCTAACATACCAAACTTGGGTCA
The Erpetoichthys calabaricus chromosome 17, fErpCal1.3, whole genome shotgun sequence genome window above contains:
- the LOC114667483 gene encoding LOW QUALITY PROTEIN: gonadotropin-releasing hormone II receptor-like (The sequence of the model RefSeq protein was modified relative to this genomic sequence to represent the inferred CDS: deleted 5 bases in 5 codons) gives rise to the protein MYSTDMNLSNGLIGIFPSPTLQSNSSSFLLWYPNSSANPLQLPTFSTAAKVRVIMTFVLFTVSTFCNLAVLWTASTSSKRKSHVRILIINLTIADLLVTFIVMPVDAIWNITLQWWAGDVACRVLMFLKLLAMYSGAFVTVVISLDRQSAILNPLAINEAKKKNKIMLSVAWAMSIFFSVPQMFLFHNVTITFPQNFTQCTTQGSFDEHWQETLYNMFTFVCLFLLPLIIMISCYTRILIEITERMSKRNLSSKEVHLRRSNNNIPKARLRTLKMSIVIVTSFIICWTPYYLLGLWYWFSPEGTEETVSNSLTHILFIFGLLNTCLDPIIYGLFSIHFRKGLKRYCHNVNRRAESENNSTVTGSFHCSASSFHMKRLAICPREVQGSPTAKSEVVRNGNGYLLQGGRKSNLRQENEQ